The genomic DNA AGAGATCCGCGGGCGCCTTGAGCAGCGCGTGCAGCGGCAGCCCGTCCACGAACTCCATGGCCAGGATGTAGCGGCCGTCGAAGCGGCCTACGTCGGTGACCTGCACGATGTTGGGGTGGGTGAGCCGCGAGCAGAGGTGCGCCTCGAAGCGGAAGAGATCCACGAAGTGCGGATCGTTCGAGAACGTGGGCAGCACGCGCTTGATGGCCACCGTCTTCTCGAAGCCGCCCTCGGGGCAGTACGTGGCCTTGAACACCTCGGCCATGCCGCCGGCGCCGAGCGGCTCGTGCAGGAAGTACTTGGACATCAAGTCCTGCGCGCGCACCGCCGAGAGCGCCTCTTCGGCCTTGCGCAGGAGCGCGCTCGCCAGCACCGCGCCGCCGATCCCCGCGCAGAGCAAGAGGAACGCGCGGATGGCGATCATCGCCGGGCCCAGCGTCACCAGGCCGTGCTCGGGCAGCTTGGGATACGCGAAGCCGAAGTAGAAGATGAGGTACTCGCAGGCCGCGAGCAGGCCCGCAGCCAGCGAGAGCCCCCGGCTCGCGCGCACCACGCTCATCATCACCACCGCGCCCCAGACCATGATCGGCGGCGAGGTGAGCGCGTACTCGGCGCCTTGCTTGTAGAGGTCCACCGAGATCACCGCGCAGGGGATGCTCGTCTCCAGCAGCACGTTCACCCAGGGCATCCACGGCGCATAGCGGCCCCGGCGGATGAGCCAGAGGACCGTGAGCTCGTAGAGCGTGAACGGCAGCAACACCGCCACCAGCAGCGCCGAGAGGCCCCAGCCGATCATCGGCCCGAGCAGGATGGAGATGGGCGTGACCGCCAGCCCCACGCCGCTCATGAAGCGCGCCGCCGACGCCTCGCGCGTGGGCGCGTCGGAGGCGAGGAACTCGCGCATGCGCTTCACGGGCAATCGCGGCTGGGAGGCTTCCATGCGTGCGGAATCCTAGATCGGTTTGTGCGAAGGCGGCGCCTGGAGGCCTGAAGGCACGGCGAGCGGTGGAGGCGGGCACGCTCAGGTCTTCATGTCGGACCCGCGCAGCCGGGTTAAGCTTGCCGGCCGCATGAGCTCGCCTGCCCAGCCACCGCCGCGCGTCGGCGCCGAGCCCACCGCCCACGTCCAGGCGCCGCGCACCACCGCCTCGCGCGACGTGGTGGTCACCCGCGGCCTGGACAAGAAGTTCTGGCGCGACATCTACCCGTTCCTGCTCGCCACCAGCTGGCCGAGGCTCATCGCGCTCATCGTGCTCATCTACCTGGCGGTGAACGCGATCTTCGGGGTCATCTTCTGGATGGATCCCGGCGGCATCGAGAACGTGCGCCCCGGCTCCTTCGCCGACGCGTTCTACTTCAGCGTCCAGACCTGGGGGACCATCGGCTACGGCCGCATGTCGCCGCTCTCCACCTGGGCGCACGCGTGGGTGACGGTGGAGTCCATCCTGAGCATGCTCAGCGTGGCCATCCTCACCGGGCTCATCTTCTCCAAGTTCAGCCGACCGACCGCGCGCGTGCTGTTCTCCAATGTCGCGGTGGTCACCACCTGGGACGGCCAGCGCTCGCTCGTCTTCCGGCTCGCCAACGAGCGCGGCACGCAGATCGTGGATGCGCAGATCTCGGTCACCATGAACCGCTTGGAGAAGACCGTCGACGGCGGCCTGGTGCGACGCATCCACGACTTGAGGCTCAGCCGCAGCCGCAACCCGAACTTCGTGTTCGCCTGGACGGTGATTCACCCCATCGACGAGTCCAGCCCGCTCCAGGGGACCACGGTGGACAGCCTCATCGAAGACGATGGCTTCATCAGCGCGTCGGTGGTGGGCATCGACGAGATCTTCAACCAGAGCGTCTACGCGCGGTACCGCTACGACGCCCACCAGCTCCGCTTCGGCCACGACTTCGTGAGCATCCTCGGCCGCACCGACGACGGCCGCCGGCTCATCGACTACACCCACTTCCACGAGACCGAGCCCGAGGAAGTCGACGAGCCCGACGCCCCGCAGGCCGGAACGGGAAGCTGACGGCTGCCCCGAAATTAGTTTGAGCTCAAACGATCTGGCGGCCGATCGAGCGGTTGGATGTTTCCAGCCTCGACGGAGTGCTTGGTGTCGCGCGGATCTCTCGATAGAACGTGGGCCTCTACGGAGGAGGCCGCATGCGCAACATCCTCGCCGCCCTGATCGCGGCGCCGCTCCTGACCGGCTGTCTGGTGGCGCAGTCCACCTATGACGCCAAGCAGGCGGAGCTCGACGCCGCCAAGCAGGAGGAGTCTCAGCACGACCAGGCGAACGCCGCGAAGGTGAAGGAGCTCGAGGCGCAGATCGACAAGCTCCAGAAGGACCTCGCCTCTTCGCAGCTGCTCAACGGCGACCTCTCGGATCAGCTGAAGAAGCTGGGCCAGAACGTGCAGAACCTGGCCGCGGAGAAGGGCAACCTCTCCGAGAGCCTGGCTGCGGCGCAGAAGCAGATGGAGGCGCTGCAGAAGCAGGAGGAGCAGGAGCGGGCGCGCGCGGCGCTGTACCACCAGCTGGTGCAGAAGCTGAAGTCGATGATCGACTCCGGCAAGCTCGCGGTGCAGGTGCGCAACGGCAAGATGCTGGTGAAGCTGCAGAACGACATCCTCTTCGCGGCGGGCTCCGCTGCGGTGAAGCCCGAGGGCAAGGAAGTGATCGCGCAGCTGGCGCAGGTGCTGGCGAGCGTGCCCGATCGCAACTTCCAGGTGACCGGCCACACGGACGACGTGCCCATCCACAGCGCGCAGTTCCCGTCGAACTGGGAGCTCTCCTCGGCGCGCGCGATCAACGTGGTGAACATCCTCACGGGCGCGGGGCTCGACCCCAAGCACGTGTCGGCCGCGGGCTATGCCGACAACGACCCCGTCGCGCCGAACGACTCGCCGGATAACAAGCAGAAGAACCGGCGCATCGAGATCGTGGTCCAGCCCAACATCGACGAGCTGCCGCACTTCGACGACAACGCGGGCGCCACGGCGGACGCCACGCCGGCGAAGTAGGACGGACGCCAGATCGAAACTTCCACGAGCGGCCGTCGCCCGTGGGGCGCCGGCTGGCTCGGGATACTCGCGTTTCCCCGCTTCACTCGGCAGATGCAGGTGCTTGGGGAACGGTGACGGTGATGGGTGATCGGTGATCGGCCGCCGAGCACCGCACACCGATCACCGCACACCGTTTCCCAGGTACGCGCGCTCCAGGGTCAAGCGGCGGGAACTTCGCATCCCAAATCCGGGCAACCCGGCCCCGCAAAGCAAACGGCCCGGGCTCAAAGAGCCTCGGGCCGTTGCTTTGCGACAAGAACCTAAAGCGAATTACTTCGCCTCGGTCTTGGGCTCGGCGGCCTTGTCGGCCTTCTTGCCCTTGCCACCCTTCTTG from Deltaproteobacteria bacterium includes the following:
- a CDS encoding serine/threonine protein kinase, which produces MEASQPRLPVKRMREFLASDAPTREASAARFMSGVGLAVTPISILLGPMIGWGLSALLVAVLLPFTLYELTVLWLIRRGRYAPWMPWVNVLLETSIPCAVISVDLYKQGAEYALTSPPIMVWGAVVMMSVVRASRGLSLAAGLLAACEYLIFYFGFAYPKLPEHGLVTLGPAMIAIRAFLLLCAGIGGAVLASALLRKAEEALSAVRAQDLMSKYFLHEPLGAGGMAEVFKATYCPEGGFEKTVAIKRVLPTFSNDPHFVDLFRFEAHLCSRLTHPNIVQVTDVGRFDGRYILAMEFVDGLPLHALLKAPADLLPAAAISYLGAELSAALDYLHRRTDEQGKPLQLVHRDVNPPNVLLSRIGEVKLSDFGVAHAATRQEANGDHIVGKPSYVSPEQAKHEPLDGRSDLFCLGLTLYEALTGVRVLRGATRQDIITSVFEKPVPPHQLRPDVPGDLEKLILDLLTQERDGRPATGREARARFMALEGEAAPYPHGPELLARAVEQMIAFRQGKTAEPSQTTSLDVDATVSSEPAKKAS
- a CDS encoding ATP-sensitive inward rectifier potassium channel 10, with translation MSSPAQPPPRVGAEPTAHVQAPRTTASRDVVVTRGLDKKFWRDIYPFLLATSWPRLIALIVLIYLAVNAIFGVIFWMDPGGIENVRPGSFADAFYFSVQTWGTIGYGRMSPLSTWAHAWVTVESILSMLSVAILTGLIFSKFSRPTARVLFSNVAVVTTWDGQRSLVFRLANERGTQIVDAQISVTMNRLEKTVDGGLVRRIHDLRLSRSRNPNFVFAWTVIHPIDESSPLQGTTVDSLIEDDGFISASVVGIDEIFNQSVYARYRYDAHQLRFGHDFVSILGRTDDGRRLIDYTHFHETEPEEVDEPDAPQAGTGS
- a CDS encoding OmpA family protein; translated protein: MRNILAALIAAPLLTGCLVAQSTYDAKQAELDAAKQEESQHDQANAAKVKELEAQIDKLQKDLASSQLLNGDLSDQLKKLGQNVQNLAAEKGNLSESLAAAQKQMEALQKQEEQERARAALYHQLVQKLKSMIDSGKLAVQVRNGKMLVKLQNDILFAAGSAAVKPEGKEVIAQLAQVLASVPDRNFQVTGHTDDVPIHSAQFPSNWELSSARAINVVNILTGAGLDPKHVSAAGYADNDPVAPNDSPDNKQKNRRIEIVVQPNIDELPHFDDNAGATADATPAK